A single window of Sphingobacteriales bacterium DNA harbors:
- a CDS encoding Mrp/NBP35 family ATP-binding protein, whose product MTITEEKIIHALAQVDDPDFKKDLVSLNMIKDISFDENNIAFTVELTTPACPLKDKIEEDCRNAIAQLVSNTAKVDITFTSKVATAKNIKAELLPNVKNLIAISSGKGGVGKSTVSVNLALALANTGAKVGLIDADIHGPSIPTMLNLGSQRPTVQKIDERNFIVPLMYNDLKVMSIGFLIGEKQPVAWRGPMATSALRQMITEVLWEDLDYLIIDLPPGTGDIHLTLAQTIGITAAVIVTTPQEVALADARKAVAFYQLESINIPVLGVVENMSYFVPPDLPEKKYYIFGKGGGQLIAQQFDVPFLGELPLVQAIREGGDEGRPIALQFSTPSSKAFEHIAQAVAQQVAILNTEFQ is encoded by the coding sequence ATGACTATTACAGAAGAAAAAATAATTCATGCATTAGCACAAGTAGATGATCCAGATTTTAAAAAAGATTTGGTATCACTAAATATGATAAAAGACATATCATTTGACGAAAATAATATTGCATTTACAGTAGAACTAACGACACCAGCTTGTCCACTTAAAGATAAAATAGAGGAAGATTGTAGAAATGCTATTGCTCAATTGGTTTCAAACACAGCAAAAGTAGACATAACCTTTACATCAAAAGTGGCAACAGCAAAAAATATAAAAGCTGAACTATTGCCTAATGTAAAAAACCTAATTGCAATATCATCAGGCAAAGGTGGTGTAGGAAAATCTACCGTATCTGTAAATTTGGCATTAGCACTAGCAAATACTGGCGCAAAAGTAGGATTGATAGATGCAGACATTCATGGGCCATCAATTCCAACAATGCTCAACCTTGGAAGCCAACGTCCGACAGTACAAAAAATAGATGAACGAAATTTTATTGTACCATTAATGTACAATGATTTGAAAGTAATGTCTATTGGTTTCTTAATTGGAGAAAAACAACCTGTTGCTTGGCGTGGCCCAATGGCAACTTCTGCACTCAGACAAATGATAACAGAAGTACTTTGGGAAGATTTAGATTATCTTATCATAGATTTGCCACCAGGCACTGGCGATATTCACCTTACGTTGGCACAAACAATTGGCATTACAGCAGCAGTTATTGTTACCACACCACAAGAAGTAGCACTTGCAGATGCAAGAAAAGCAGTTGCCTTTTATCAACTAGAAAGCATAAATATTCCAGTTTTAGGTGTTGTAGAGAATATGTCATATTTTGTTCCACCAGATTTGCCAGAAAAGAAATATTATATTTTTGGAAAAGGTGGCGGACAATTAATTGCACAACAATTTGATGTACCATTTTTAGGAGAATTGCCATTAGTACAAGCCATTAGAGAAGGTGGAGATGAAGGAAGACCTATTGCGCTGCAATTTTCTACACCATCAAGCAAAGCATTTGAGCATATAGCACAAGCTGTGGCGCAACAAGTTGCTATATTAAACACTGAATTTCAGTAA
- a CDS encoding quinone-dependent dihydroorotate dehydrogenase, translating into MYQILKFFLFQLDAEKAHHLTLNLLKTITKIPFVKSILKFLYQKKDKKLERNIFGLQFKNPVGLAAGLDKNASCIDGLAALGFGFVEVGTTTPLAQDGNDKPRLFRLIKDQAIINRMGFNNDGAEKIKSNILASQAYKNKNIIIGGNIGKNKNTPNEKANEDYIKCFNTLYDVVDYFVVNISSPNTPNLRDLQDKEPLKNLLLEVQKINQTKAKPKPLLLKIAPDLTSSQLDDIIEVVTETKLDGIIATNTTISRNNLTTSANVVEQIGNGGLSGKPITQQSTEVIKYIAQKTNQQIPIIAVGGIMTAQDAIDKLNAGAALVQIYTGFVYNGPSLIKEINQKISKQ; encoded by the coding sequence ATGTATCAAATTCTAAAATTCTTTTTGTTCCAATTAGATGCAGAAAAAGCACACCATCTTACATTAAATTTACTAAAGACAATCACTAAAATTCCTTTTGTAAAAAGTATTCTAAAGTTTTTGTATCAAAAAAAGGATAAAAAATTAGAAAGAAATATTTTTGGATTACAGTTTAAAAATCCAGTTGGGTTAGCAGCAGGCTTAGACAAAAATGCATCATGCATCGATGGATTAGCAGCATTAGGCTTCGGCTTTGTAGAAGTAGGAACAACCACACCATTAGCGCAAGACGGCAACGACAAACCACGATTATTTAGGTTAATCAAAGACCAAGCAATTATCAATAGAATGGGATTTAACAACGATGGCGCAGAAAAAATAAAGTCGAATATATTAGCATCACAAGCATACAAAAACAAAAACATAATAATTGGTGGAAATATCGGAAAAAATAAAAATACACCAAACGAGAAAGCAAATGAAGATTATATCAAATGCTTTAATACATTGTACGATGTAGTGGATTATTTTGTAGTAAACATCAGTTCGCCAAACACACCAAACCTACGAGATTTGCAAGACAAAGAGCCATTAAAAAACCTATTATTAGAAGTACAAAAAATCAACCAGACCAAAGCAAAACCAAAACCATTATTACTAAAAATAGCACCAGATTTAACTTCATCGCAATTAGACGATATTATAGAAGTAGTAACAGAAACAAAATTAGATGGCATTATTGCAACCAATACAACAATATCTAGAAATAATCTAACTACATCAGCAAATGTCGTAGAGCAAATTGGCAATGGTGGATTGAGTGGAAAACCCATCACACAACAATCAACAGAAGTAATAAAATACATTGCACAAAAAACAAATCAACAAATACCAATTATTGCAGTTGGCGGCATCATGACAGCACAAGATGCCATAGATAAATTAAATGCAGGCGCAGCATTAGTACAAATCTACACAGGATTCGTGTACAACGGACCAAGTCTAATCAAAGAAATAAATCAAAAAATTTCAAAACAATAG
- a CDS encoding NAD-dependent deacylase, which produces MKTIVVLSGAGISAESGIKTFRDSDGLWENHRIEDVATFDAWQRNPTLVLEFYNQRRKQLHECVPNKAHQHLAALEEKYNVQIVTQNIDDLHERAGSTNVLHLHGELFKVRSTVDEKLIYDWKSDLNLGDLCEKKSQLRPHIVWFGEQVPMIEVAAEICRKADIFIVIGTSLVVYPAAGLVHYTDFTVPKYIIDPNQPIMYDAQNKHYIPKKATEGMQDLFDQLMK; this is translated from the coding sequence ATGAAAACAATTGTTGTATTGTCTGGAGCTGGAATAAGTGCCGAAAGTGGCATAAAAACTTTTAGAGACAGCGATGGACTTTGGGAAAACCATAGAATTGAAGATGTAGCCACTTTTGATGCTTGGCAAAGAAACCCAACATTAGTTTTAGAATTTTACAACCAAAGAAGAAAGCAATTGCATGAGTGTGTACCCAACAAAGCACACCAACATTTGGCAGCATTAGAAGAAAAATATAATGTACAAATTGTAACACAAAACATAGATGATTTGCACGAAAGAGCAGGCTCAACAAATGTGTTGCATCTACACGGAGAATTATTTAAAGTAAGAAGTACAGTAGATGAAAAACTGATATACGATTGGAAGTCAGATTTGAACCTTGGCGATTTGTGTGAAAAAAAATCGCAACTAAGACCACATATTGTTTGGTTTGGCGAGCAAGTACCAATGATAGAAGTAGCAGCAGAAATATGCAGAAAAGCAGATATATTTATTGTAATAGGCACATCATTAGTGGTATATCCAGCAGCAGGTTTGGTACATTACACAGATTTTACGGTGCCAAAGTATATAATAGATCCAAACCAACCAATTATGTATGATGCACAAAACAAACACTACATACCCAAAAAAGCCACAGAAGGCATGCAAGATTTATTTGACCAGTTGATGAAATAA
- a CDS encoding nucleotidyltransferase family protein translates to MKAMVFAAGLGTRLRPLTNDIPKALVKIGDKPLLQIVIEQLKSYGITEIVINVHYLAQKIEEFLKTHNNFGILIHISDESDELLETGGGLLKAKDFFVDDNAPFLVCNADIFTNINIQEFLNQHKKNNALATLAVRQRASSRYLLFDDEHILFGWENAKTEKFIIPRTSARKYTTNEFGEQVLVEHPLHEFAFSGYHIIEPEIFNHVSRTGIFSMTDWYLDLCKNHVIKNYIHNDDIWIDIGTIEKVEAATQTYRSNNSL, encoded by the coding sequence ATGAAAGCAATGGTTTTTGCAGCAGGATTAGGTACAAGACTAAGACCATTAACCAATGATATTCCAAAAGCTTTGGTGAAAATTGGTGATAAACCTCTATTGCAAATTGTAATAGAACAATTGAAAAGCTATGGAATAACAGAAATTGTTATTAATGTACATTATTTGGCACAGAAAATAGAAGAATTTCTAAAAACGCACAATAACTTTGGAATATTAATACATATTTCTGATGAAAGTGATGAATTGTTAGAAACAGGTGGAGGATTATTAAAAGCAAAAGATTTTTTTGTTGATGATAATGCACCATTTTTGGTATGCAATGCTGATATTTTTACCAATATTAATATCCAAGAGTTTTTAAATCAGCATAAAAAAAATAATGCGCTAGCTACTTTGGCAGTACGACAACGTGCATCTTCTAGATATTTGTTGTTTGATGATGAACATATTTTGTTTGGTTGGGAAAATGCCAAAACAGAAAAATTTATTATTCCACGTACATCAGCTAGAAAATATACAACAAATGAATTTGGAGAACAAGTGTTGGTAGAACATCCTTTACACGAATTTGCTTTTAGTGGTTATCACATTATAGAACCAGAAATTTTTAATCATGTAAGTAGAACAGGCATTTTTTCGATGACTGATTGGTACTTAGATTTGTGCAAAAACCATGTGATAAAAAACTACATACACAACGATGATATTTGGATTGATATTGGTACTATTGAAAAAGTAGAAGCGGCAACGCAGACTTATAGAAGCAACAATTCTTTGTAA
- a CDS encoding TatD family hydrolase produces MILVDTHTHLYETQFDNDRTQMIENAIKHHVQKMIIPNVDATTIEPMYSIVHQFPNNVFPMLGLHPCYVKPETYKQELDTINQAILKNKPIAIGEIGIDLYWDKSTLDIQKIAFELQCDWAVQHQLPIAIHSRESTSIIIDILKKRKEKPKGVFHCFTGSYEEANEIIKLGYYLGIGGVVTYKNTNLRETLSKIDLEHIVLETDAPYLPPVPHRGKRNESAYTYLVADMLSSVYQIDINEIAKQTTQNASNLFGIEFDTIK; encoded by the coding sequence ATGATTTTAGTAGATACACATACACATTTATACGAAACACAGTTTGATAACGACAGAACTCAAATGATTGAAAATGCTATCAAACATCATGTACAGAAAATGATTATTCCAAATGTTGATGCAACAACGATAGAACCAATGTATAGTATCGTTCATCAATTTCCAAACAATGTTTTTCCTATGCTTGGTCTACATCCATGCTATGTAAAACCAGAAACCTACAAACAAGAATTAGACACCATCAATCAAGCTATATTAAAAAACAAACCTATTGCTATTGGCGAAATTGGCATAGACTTATATTGGGACAAATCTACGCTCGATATTCAAAAAATTGCTTTTGAACTACAATGTGATTGGGCAGTGCAACACCAACTTCCTATTGCTATTCATTCAAGGGAAAGCACATCAATAATAATTGATATTCTAAAGAAAAGAAAAGAAAAACCAAAAGGTGTTTTTCATTGTTTTACAGGTAGCTACGAAGAAGCAAACGAAATCATTAAACTAGGTTATTATTTAGGAATTGGTGGTGTGGTAACTTATAAAAATACAAACTTGAGAGAAACACTATCGAAGATTGACTTAGAACATATTGTGTTAGAAACAGATGCACCTTATTTGCCTCCAGTACCTCACAGAGGAAAAAGAAATGAAAGTGCATATACTTACTTAGTTGCAGATATGTTATCTTCTGTTTATCAAATAGATATAAATGAAATTGCCAAACAAACCACACAAAATGCATCTAACTTATTTGGAATAGAATTTGATACAATTAAATAA
- a CDS encoding PD-(D/E)XK nuclease family protein, giving the protein MNFIQQIVEHTLRKYSIQELKDNLYIFPSKRAVAIFNQILKDKTEGQTYILPETKTIQEFFNEYSRISIVDEFYLLQKLFIIHESITQSGQTFHQFISWGKLILKDFDEIDKYNIDTEYFFDVLQAHKDIDEHYELKNLTNEYLQIFYKHLENDKKGILYDDFVKTWQHLGATYKQLQTTLNAENIGYEGMAYKKLVSDIELDKTTIAYNNIIFCGFNAFTYCEEKLLDILLCKKNIETWWDVDELFMNNDWHEAGNFLRNYKQKYAGENHHWCFDRNEQQTINIISLSSNVGQVHYTKSLINPKENSAIVLCDESLLEHCQPIFDKDIVNITMGSKVKNSNICNIIQNYLSCIQNINENFIYIKDFATLISYHELEHIVSKESNIKSIEHYNFPFEINSLSSYIYDESFLNLFKNLDTRQIIPNCISLIRALALQTENEKIIAQELTRELEHFHKIINYDILQSIKDIKLIIQNYILNGAIPFETKRDNSIQIMGFLETRLQDFESLYILSLNDKNLPGTNKSNSFIPYHLRKSFQLPTFDQFDGVNAYHFYRLLKRAKNIYLIYNNSASSDSDNEKSRFIRQIEYEFDRKQIAIHSSTLNMLSADVVHTNNSILIPKNPEIIEQLENIKYTASSINTYLTCPIQFYLKYILKVYIPDELNTSKESADFGTILHKILEKFYTQNKSPRVLNEYEKNDYIQQAIADLGYPKSYFKKNNAFSKKIIEKLFTDVLDIDQKESFEILGLEQELKATLHIKNKEITIYGKIDRIDKQNNHIRILDYKTGNIKLCNFPTEGDEKSIDDFFSKILNKTATPYKETFQGLLYAWLYYKNYPNANILVGYFTVKNYKMAFNI; this is encoded by the coding sequence ATGAATTTTATTCAACAAATTGTTGAGCATACCTTACGCAAATATTCTATTCAAGAATTAAAAGACAATTTGTATATATTTCCGAGTAAGAGAGCCGTTGCAATATTCAACCAAATATTAAAAGACAAAACAGAAGGACAAACATATATTCTTCCAGAAACTAAAACAATACAAGAATTTTTTAATGAATACAGTAGAATATCCATTGTAGATGAATTCTATTTACTTCAAAAATTATTCATAATCCATGAATCTATAACACAAAGTGGACAAACTTTCCATCAATTTATTTCTTGGGGAAAATTGATATTGAAAGATTTTGATGAAATTGATAAATACAATATAGATACTGAATATTTTTTTGATGTGTTGCAAGCACATAAAGATATTGACGAACATTATGAGCTTAAGAATTTAACCAATGAATATTTGCAAATATTCTACAAACATTTAGAGAACGATAAAAAAGGAATATTGTACGATGATTTTGTAAAAACATGGCAACATCTTGGTGCTACATACAAGCAATTACAAACTACATTAAACGCAGAAAACATAGGCTACGAAGGTATGGCTTATAAAAAACTAGTTAGCGATATTGAATTAGATAAAACAACAATAGCTTACAACAATATTATTTTCTGTGGTTTTAATGCGTTTACCTACTGTGAAGAAAAGCTGCTAGACATTCTATTATGTAAAAAGAATATAGAAACTTGGTGGGATGTTGATGAATTATTTATGAATAATGATTGGCACGAAGCTGGAAATTTCCTTAGAAACTACAAGCAAAAATATGCTGGAGAAAATCATCATTGGTGCTTTGATAGAAACGAACAACAAACAATCAATATTATATCATTGTCGAGCAATGTTGGGCAAGTGCATTACACAAAAAGCCTAATCAATCCTAAAGAAAATAGTGCCATTGTATTGTGTGATGAGTCTTTATTAGAACATTGTCAGCCTATATTTGACAAAGACATTGTAAATATTACGATGGGCAGCAAAGTAAAAAATAGTAATATTTGCAATATTATTCAAAACTATTTATCGTGCATCCAAAATATAAATGAAAATTTTATTTATATAAAAGATTTTGCTACACTTATTTCATATCATGAACTAGAACATATTGTTTCCAAAGAGTCAAATATTAAATCTATTGAGCATTATAATTTTCCTTTTGAGATAAATAGTCTTTCATCGTATATTTACGATGAATCATTTTTAAATCTATTTAAAAACTTAGATACAAGACAAATTATTCCCAATTGTATTTCTTTGATAAGAGCTTTAGCATTACAAACAGAAAATGAAAAGATAATTGCCCAAGAATTAACGCGTGAACTTGAGCATTTTCACAAAATAATTAACTACGATATTTTACAAAGTATAAAAGATATAAAACTAATTATTCAGAATTATATACTAAATGGTGCTATTCCGTTTGAAACCAAGCGCGATAACAGCATACAAATTATGGGATTTTTAGAAACCAGATTGCAAGATTTTGAAAGTTTGTATATTCTTAGCTTGAATGATAAGAATTTGCCAGGCACCAACAAATCCAATTCATTTATTCCATATCATCTTAGAAAAAGTTTTCAGCTACCAACTTTTGACCAATTTGATGGTGTGAATGCCTATCATTTTTATAGATTGCTGAAGCGTGCAAAAAACATCTATTTAATATACAATAACTCAGCAAGCTCAGATTCTGATAATGAAAAAAGTAGATTTATACGACAAATAGAATATGAGTTTGATAGAAAGCAGATAGCCATACATTCATCAACATTGAATATGCTAAGTGCTGATGTTGTACATACGAACAACTCAATACTTATTCCAAAAAATCCAGAAATTATTGAACAGTTAGAAAATATTAAATACACAGCATCATCAATCAATACGTATCTAACTTGTCCTATACAATTCTATCTTAAGTATATTCTAAAAGTGTACATTCCAGATGAATTAAACACAAGCAAAGAATCAGCTGATTTTGGTACCATCTTGCATAAGATATTAGAAAAATTTTATACGCAAAACAAAAGTCCGAGGGTTCTTAATGAATATGAAAAGAATGATTATATACAACAAGCTATTGCAGATTTAGGCTATCCAAAAAGTTATTTCAAAAAAAACAATGCATTCTCTAAAAAAATTATTGAAAAACTTTTTACTGATGTACTTGATATTGACCAAAAAGAATCTTTTGAAATTCTTGGATTAGAACAAGAGTTAAAAGCAACATTACACATTAAAAATAAAGAAATAACGATATACGGAAAAATAGATAGAATAGATAAGCAAAATAACCATATTAGAATTTTAGATTATAAAACAGGAAACATTAAGCTTTGCAATTTTCCTACTGAAGGCGATGAAAAAAGTATAGATGATTTCTTTAGTAAGATATTAAACAAGACAGCAACACCTTACAAAGAAACATTTCAAGGTTTGTTGTATGCTTGGTTGTACTACAAAAACTATCCAAATGCAAATATATTGGTTGGCTATTTTACTGTAAAAAATTACAAAATGGCATTCAATATTTAA
- the hisS gene encoding histidine--tRNA ligase, whose protein sequence is MIQPRIFKGARDFLPEQMLHREHIVATMRQIFKKYGYAPIETPAIEYLDILTGKYGEEADRLIYKLNYKTGTKDEAALHYDLTVPFSRMVAMNNDLPVPFKRYQIQPVWRADRPQPHQGRFREFYQCDVDCVGTASMLIEAELIAITYEVLASLQIPDFLIKINNRKILNGITQYIGLDETYVGDICISIDKLDKVAWSEVAAELASKKIDTTAIQKLHQLLSKEINLQQLKTELAEIAIAQEGISELEEIFKYLEVLGIPNQYYTFDISLARGLDYYTGPIFETKLPKHPHIGSLNGGGRYNGLIASFGGRDLPAVGTSLGLDRIFTAMQQLNLLQEVKTSTQVLVANFGDDTLDAALKLVKELRANNINTELYPESTKMKKQFAYCDKKQIPFMAILGGDEIKQEKITLKNMSKSEQQTYTFDEALSIIRNSI, encoded by the coding sequence ATGATTCAACCAAGAATATTTAAAGGCGCAAGAGATTTTTTGCCAGAACAAATGCTACACAGAGAACATATTGTAGCAACCATGCGTCAAATTTTTAAAAAATATGGCTACGCACCAATAGAAACACCAGCAATTGAATATTTAGATATTCTAACTGGAAAATACGGCGAAGAAGCAGACAGATTAATTTATAAACTAAATTACAAAACTGGAACAAAAGATGAAGCAGCATTACATTACGATTTAACAGTGCCATTCTCACGAATGGTAGCCATGAATAATGATTTGCCAGTACCATTCAAAAGATACCAAATACAACCAGTTTGGCGTGCAGACAGACCACAACCACACCAAGGAAGATTTAGAGAGTTTTATCAATGCGATGTAGATTGTGTAGGCACAGCTTCAATGCTGATAGAAGCAGAACTAATTGCCATCACCTACGAAGTATTAGCAAGCTTACAAATTCCAGATTTTTTAATAAAAATTAATAACAGAAAAATTCTAAATGGAATAACACAATACATAGGTTTAGACGAAACTTATGTTGGTGATATTTGTATTTCTATTGATAAATTAGATAAAGTAGCTTGGAGCGAAGTAGCAGCAGAATTAGCATCAAAAAAAATTGATACAACAGCAATTCAAAAATTACATCAACTACTTTCTAAAGAAATTAATCTACAACAATTAAAAACAGAATTGGCAGAAATTGCAATTGCACAAGAAGGCATTTCAGAACTAGAAGAAATATTCAAATACTTAGAAGTATTGGGCATTCCAAACCAATATTATACATTCGATATAAGCTTGGCACGTGGCTTAGATTATTACACAGGACCAATATTTGAAACCAAATTACCCAAACATCCACACATTGGCTCACTCAATGGTGGCGGACGTTACAATGGATTAATAGCATCATTTGGTGGAAGAGATTTGCCAGCAGTTGGCACATCATTAGGATTAGATAGAATCTTTACAGCCATGCAACAATTAAATTTATTGCAAGAGGTAAAAACATCTACACAAGTATTAGTAGCAAATTTTGGAGACGATACACTTGATGCAGCTTTAAAATTAGTCAAAGAATTAAGAGCCAATAATATTAATACAGAACTGTATCCTGAATCTACAAAGATGAAAAAACAATTCGCTTATTGCGATAAGAAACAAATTCCTTTTATGGCAATTTTGGGCGGAGATGAAATAAAACAAGAAAAAATCACGCTGAAAAACATGAGCAAAAGCGAACAACAAACATATACATTTGATGAAGCATTAAGTATAATTCGTAATAGCATTTAA
- a CDS encoding NifU family protein translates to MTAEATLHQKVEKALDDIRPFLIADGGNIELVDITEELVVFVKLLGTCETCKMSASTMKAGVESTIKMAVPEIVKVEAIN, encoded by the coding sequence ATGACAGCAGAAGCAACACTACATCAAAAAGTAGAAAAAGCACTAGACGATATCAGACCATTTTTGATAGCTGATGGTGGCAATATAGAATTAGTAGATATAACAGAAGAACTAGTTGTTTTTGTGAAACTATTAGGCACATGCGAAACTTGTAAAATGAGTGCATCTACCATGAAAGCTGGCGTAGAAAGTACAATAAAAATGGCTGTACCAGAAATTGTGAAGGTAGAAGCTATAAATTAA
- a CDS encoding putative DNA binding domain-containing protein produces MNEKQLIELLKNLVKQPYESEWVEFKLNFHSEDEIGERISALANGAAIVNQDFGYLVFGVEDKSHIIKGTTFKPKQHKKGNEVIEHWILQRLNPRIDFSIYEFSFDENRNIAIFVIPAAKTKPVDFLHNAYIRVGSITRKLAEFPEKEAKIWRKKTNPFEQEIAKDNLNASDVIQLLSTETYFDLMKLPYPSNQLGVIEKFLNENLIVKSQGYAITNLGAILFAKNLPDFETIERKSVRVIVYKGNNKVETIREQIGAKGYALGFLGLVEWINSQLPANEEIGKALRKESRMYPEIAIREIVANALIHQDLLVKGFPMIEIFSDRIEISNPGNPLITTDRFIDSYISRNEKLADMMRRMGFCEEKGSGLDKVIFYNELYQLPPINVISDENRTRVTIFSYKTLNDLDKKEKIRACYQHSCLKWVSNEKMSNQSLRERFSIDDKNAAIASRIIKDTFEANMIKEDDPESKSRKHRSYVPFWA; encoded by the coding sequence ATGAACGAAAAACAACTCATTGAGTTATTGAAAAATTTAGTTAAACAACCATACGAAAGTGAATGGGTAGAGTTTAAACTTAATTTTCATTCTGAAGATGAGATAGGAGAACGCATTTCAGCATTAGCCAATGGAGCAGCAATTGTAAATCAAGATTTTGGATATTTGGTTTTTGGTGTAGAAGACAAATCACATATTATAAAAGGTACAACATTCAAACCTAAGCAACACAAGAAAGGCAACGAAGTTATAGAACATTGGATCTTGCAACGTCTAAACCCACGTATAGATTTTAGTATCTATGAATTTTCCTTTGATGAAAATCGAAATATTGCAATTTTCGTAATTCCAGCAGCGAAAACCAAGCCTGTAGATTTTTTGCACAATGCATATATTAGAGTAGGAAGTATAACAAGAAAATTGGCAGAATTTCCTGAGAAAGAAGCGAAAATTTGGCGAAAGAAAACAAATCCTTTTGAGCAAGAAATAGCCAAAGATAATTTGAATGCCAGTGATGTAATTCAACTATTGAGTACAGAGACATATTTTGATTTAATGAAATTACCTTATCCTTCTAACCAATTAGGCGTTATTGAAAAATTTTTGAATGAAAATTTAATAGTAAAATCTCAAGGCTATGCCATTACAAATCTTGGTGCTATTCTATTTGCAAAAAACTTACCAGATTTTGAAACAATTGAAAGAAAATCTGTAAGGGTAATTGTGTATAAAGGAAATAATAAAGTAGAAACTATTAGAGAACAAATTGGTGCAAAAGGCTATGCCCTTGGGTTTTTAGGTTTAGTAGAATGGATAAACAGTCAATTGCCTGCCAATGAAGAAATAGGTAAAGCATTACGAAAAGAATCAAGGATGTATCCTGAAATTGCAATAAGAGAGATAGTTGCCAATGCATTAATTCACCAAGATTTATTGGTTAAAGGGTTTCCTATGATAGAGATTTTTAGTGATAGGATAGAAATATCAAACCCTGGTAATCCATTAATAACTACTGATAGGTTTATTGATTCCTACATTTCACGAAACGAAAAGTTAGCAGATATGATGCGTAGAATGGGCTTTTGTGAAGAAAAAGGCAGTGGTTTAGACAAAGTAATTTTCTATAATGAATTGTATCAATTGCCACCTATCAATGTCATTTCAGATGAAAATAGAACAAGGGTAACTATCTTTAGCTATAAAACACTAAATGACCTTGATAAAAAAGAAAAAATTAGAGCTTGTTATCAGCATTCTTGTTTAAAATGGGTATCTAATGAAAAAATGTCTAACCAAAGTCTTAGAGAACGCTTCTCTATTGATGACAAAAATGCAGCTATTGCTTCTAGAATTATAAAAGATACATTTGAGGCTAATATGATTAAAGAAGATGATCCTGAAAGTAAATCACGAAAACACAGAAGTTATGTCCCATTTTGGGCTTAA